In the Pithys albifrons albifrons isolate INPA30051 chromosome 3, PitAlb_v1, whole genome shotgun sequence genome, one interval contains:
- the LOC139669601 gene encoding putative per-hexamer repeat protein 5, with the protein MGTVGILPGPAGTGVGTGMGTGVGTVGILPGPVGTGMGTVGILPGPVGTGMGTGVGTVGTGMGTVGILPGPVGTGMGTVGILPGPVGILPGPAGTGVGTVGILPEPAGTGMGTVGILPGPAGTGMGTVGILPGPAGTGVGTVGILPGPVGTGVGTGMGTGVGTVGILPGPAGTGMGTGMGTVGILPGPAGTGVGTVGILPGPAGTGMGTGVGTVGILPGPAGTGVGTVGILPGPAGTGMGTVGILPGPAGTGMGTVGILPGPAGTGMGTVGILPGPAGTGMGTVGILPGPAGTGVGTVGILPGPVGTGMGTVGILPGPAGTGVGTVGILPGPVGILPGPVGTGMGTVGILPGPVGTGMGTVGILPGPAGTGMGTVGILPGPAGTGVGTVGILPGPVGILPGPVGTGMGTVGILPGPAGTGMGTVGILPGPAGTGMGTVGILPGPAGTEMGTGMGTGVGTVGILPGPAGTGMGTMGILPGPAGTGMGTVGILPGPPGTGVGTVGILPGPAGTGVGTRVGTVGTGMGTVGILPGPAGTGMGTGVGTGMGTVGILPEPAGTGMGTVGILPGPAGTGMGTGMGTGVGTVGILPGPVGTGMGTGMGTVGILPEPVGTGVGAMGTEHSWNGQGGLSGKMGISAGCLGKTGN; encoded by the coding sequence atgggcaccgTGGGCATCCTGCCTGGGCCTGcgggcacaggggtgggcacagggatgggcacaggggtgggcacCGTGGGCATCCTGCCTGggcctgtgggcacagggatgggcaccgTGGGCATCCTGCCTGGGCCTGTGGGCACAGGaatgggcacaggggtgggcactgtgggcacagggatgggcaccgTGGGCATCCTGCCTGggcctgtgggcacagggatgggcaccgTGGGCATCCTGCCTGGGCCTGTGGGCATCCTGCCTGGGCCTGcgggcacaggggtgggcacCGTGGGCATCCTGCCTGAGCCTgcgggcacagggatgggcaccgTGGGCATCCTGCCTGGGCCTgcgggcacagggatgggcaccgTGGGCATCCTGCCTGGGCCTGcgggcacaggggtgggcacCGTGGGCATCCTGCCTGggcctgtgggcacaggggtgggcacaggaatgggcacaggggtgggcacCGTGGGCATCCTGCCTGGGCCTgcgggcacagggatgggcacaggaaTGGGCACTGTGGGCATCCTGCCTGGGCCTGcgggcacaggggtgggcacCGTGGGCATCCTGCCTGGgcctgcaggcacagggatgggcacaggggtgggcacTGTGGGCATCCTGCCTGGGCCTGcgggcacaggggtgggcacCGTGGGCATCCTGCCTGGGCCTgcgggcacagggatgggcaccgTGGGCATCCTGCCTGGGCCTgcgggcacagggatgggcaccgTGGGCATCCTGCCTGGGCCTgcgggcacagggatgggcaccgTGGGCATCCTGCCTGGGCCTgcgggcacagggatgggcaccgTGGGCATCCTGCCTGGGCCTGcgggcacaggggtgggcacCGTGGGCATCCTGCCTGggcctgtgggcacagggatgggcaccgTGGGCATCCTGCCTGGGCCTGcgggcacaggggtgggcacTGTGGGCATCCTGCCTGGGCCTGTGGGCATCCTGCCTGggcctgtgggcacagggatgggcaccgTGGGCATCCTGCCTGggcctgtgggcacagggatgggcaccgTGGGCATCCTGCCTGGGCCTgcgggcacagggatgggcaccgTGGGCATCCTGCCTGGGCCTGcgggcacaggggtgggcacTGTGGGCATCCTGCCTGGGCCTGTGGGCATCCTGCCTGggcctgtgggcacagggatgggcaccgTGGGCATCCTGCCTGGGCCTgcgggcacagggatgggcaccgTGGGCATCCTGCCTGGGCCTgcgggcacagggatgggcactgtgGGCATCCTGCCTGGGCCTGCGGGCACAgagatgggcacagggatgggcacaggggtggggaCCGTGGGCATCCTGCCTGGGCCTgcgggcacagggatgggcaccaTGGGCATCCTGCCTGGGCCTgcgggcacagggatgggcaccgTGGGCATCCTGCCTGGGCCTCcgggcacaggggtgggcacCGTGGGCATCCTGCCTGGGCCTGcgggcacaggggtgggcacaagggtgggcactgtgggcacagggatgggcaccgTGGGCATCCTGCCTGGGCCTgcgggcacagggatgggcacaggggtgggcacagggatgggcaccgTGGGCATCCTGCCTGAGCCTgcgggcacagggatgggcaccgTGGGCATCCTGCCTGGGCCTgcgggcacagggatgggcacaggaatgggcacaggggtgggcacCGTGGGCATCCTGCCTGggcctgtgggcacagggatgggcacagggatgggcaccgTGGGCATCCTGCCTGagcctgtgggcacaggggtgggtgccatgggcacagagcacagctggaacGGGCAGGGGGGGCTGTCTGGGAAAATGGGGATTAGTGCTGGCTGCCTggggaaaacagggaattaG